ACACATGCTACAGATATAGGCTATCATATAATGTCCCGATACTGAGACTAATCCACTGTGGTTCAGATTGAGAGTTCAGAGCTGAATGACATTCCTTTGGATAAATTGAGTCGACCTACTACATATTACCCAAAATCAAAAATGCACCCCCACAAGCATGTTCAAGAGTTACTGGAGGCCCATTTGATGAATAATCAGCACAATTAGGCATGAAGACGCGACAGAAAAGGTCAAGCAGTAAACTATATGGCGCACATATAGGAAGTGAGAGGGGTAACAAAATACGTAAATGTTTTACATGGTGCCAAGACTGATGAAtaagaaatgtaatgaaatagtGAAATTTTCAGTCAATACCATTGAGAATACTTTCCATCACAGTACTGTGTTTTAACAAATGTAAAGTCCTTCACGTAGGCTACATGAAATAAAGATCTcacttcagaagaagaagaaaaactccAATGCAACAGAGACTAAAGAACCTTGTAACAAGCTTTAGTTCCCAGTGAAAAACTTCAttagaaaaataatataaaataggGAACATAATAGGCAAAGATGGTGATCTCTGTGGCTGTTATATTCGAATCAAATCTTCACCAAGCAAGCCCCAAAGTAATGAATGCAGCCTGCTAGAGTACAAGCAAATTTTAAGCCAGCAAACCCAGTTTAAGATAAATTAGTCATAGGGTAAATGtggtattaaaaataaatgggagATAATCAACTTTTTCTTAACCATACTCATTTTGACAAATTGTTACTAGCAACGTTATTATAATTTCGACCTAAAACAGTCTGCACTCAATCATTAAGATTTGTAGTTTGACGTTAGCCATGTCAAGCCCTCATACAGTCCATCACCGGTGGTCGCACAGGAGGGCTGTACGTACCAATTCCTATCTCTGATCCGCGTCAATCCGAGCTTCTCTTGGATTTCATGCGGCTTCATGGCATCaggaaggtcttgtttattggCGAATATCAAGATGATGGCATCCCTCATCTCTCGGTCATTGATGATGCGGTGAAGTTCCTGCCTCGCCTCATCGATGCGATCCCTGTCCGCGCAATCCACCACGAAAATTAACCCTTGAGTGCCCGTGTAGTAGTGTCGCCACAGAGGACGAATCTTATCTTGGCCTCCGACATCCCACACGTTGAACTTGACATTTTTGTAGGTGACAGTCTCCACATTGAAGCCGACTGTGGGGATTGTGGTAACAGACTGTCCGAGTTTTAGTTTGTAAAGGATTGTTGTCTTTCCTGCAGCGTCAAGTCCAAGCATTAATATTCTCATCTCCTTGTTGCCGAATATTTTTGAAAGCATTTTACCCATTTTGAACTCTTGTGCATAAATTCCAAAGGAGAATAAAGTCCGgttttgtaaatgtttaacTTTGACCCTACCTTAAGTTTATGGGCTGAACATGACCCAGTGAAGAGCTTATGtttgaaatttttcaaaaacacagacTCATGTTACACTTAACACACAATACTTGGGAGATTTTTCACTTTCGAGTCTTTGCGTTCCGTGAAGTGTTGGGACATTTATGTTCAGAGTATCACAATGTTTGCAGGGCCTGTAGACGACATGGTGCGGTTACACTACGAACTTGGAAGCAGCTGTCGCAGGACGTTCATTCTGATGTCCAGATCAGCGTCAAACTGTTTGACATAACAGGGTCGCagcggtcaaaaaaaaaaaaaaaaaaactgcagtgaGCGAATGCCGTACGTTTAGAAGGTTCCCCAAAAAAGCCGCGGTCCTTGTCGACTCCTCCTGGTGTTTGTCTGCTCGTCCTCCTTATCGGTTGCGCCCTTAGTCTTTTCAAAGCTACCAAACGTCCAACCACTTTTTCAGCGGCTAGTCCATGAAGCTCCGAGCCGGGTTGTAATCGCGTGCCGAAGGGGAGGTCTTCACAAAGTCCTCGATGACTTAGCACCACGTGTGTTCAGCCAGTAAACTCCGCTTCTCTCCTCCCTAAAGAGATTTACGATCACACTGTCAGACATGGCAAAATTAGCACGCTACCGCTCAGGATGCTAACAACTGTTAGCGAGCTAACATCAGCTAGCTTGTTGCACAGCTAGCTTTAAGCTAACGAGATGTTTAGCGGTTACAAAGTACACATATctacaaataaaatacacaccacAATAATCAAATGTTTAGCTCAAATCTTTTTAAGTTAAAAACGTGACTGAAATCTTAGTAATTTACCTCTTTCCTCGCCCTCTCGTCCCGATAGAAACCACCCAGCTCTCGTTTTTCTCTGAATCGGGCTGGTCGCAGTGCTGCTACACCGGAAAGGTGTGGAGCTGCATCCACCGCCACTTCCTGCTGTCTGCTTCATTCAGTCGATGCCGCCTCGCTCGGCGTTCACTGTGGCAGAGGTCCATGAAACACCCActgaattaatattaaatactaGAACCGACATGAACTGACCTAGAACGCTTCTTAGTTGTGCAACCACAACCACACATCTACTTCTTATCGGAAGTTACACAACGTCAGTATATGAATGAAATGTTATGTTTATTCAAAGCGGTACCCGTTTTTAaggcttttattgttttatatatatatttttgcatGAACGTCTTAAGATTTAAAGAATTTTACACTattaaaatagttaaaatagtagacatttatttgaaagtatATTTCATATATTGTGTAGTCGTTTGATTGGTGGCTGTATGTAAAAGGTGACGTCGCCCCCTTGTGGCTCTTATCCTATATGAAGACAGTTATAACGTAAGACCCCGCCCATATACTAGAGTACATTTTCAttacaaggcagtcagagactgcaacgtcccgcgacacccctgaattcaaaatgtttaccTGACCTACTTTGGTCTATGGTCTTACCGATCTATGGTCTTGCTCACACTAGCCTTCTCCATATgtactagtctatgcactagtcaggtactactttcagggtaccctgacctactttcagggtaggtcagggtcacaggacgttgcagtctctgactgccttgttcacaTTGGTTTTGCTCTACTTATACAGCTGAAATTGCATCGACAGTAAACTAAGTAGAAAGGCAAAGCACTTTTGACAACATATTGGTGTGGTAAGGCGGTAACTGTGCATGTTATCACTGTAAAGATAGTGGCGCATGTGGGTCAATGTTACACCAGTATGTATATTGTTTGTGGAAGCCGGTCCAACATTTGTCATTATGGACAGAGGTGGTTTTAAAACTGAGGACATATTGGATTAGATATTAATcacaaatttaaagaaaatgttacaTCCTAAATTATGTTTGTGTCCTGAATTACATACAAAGtatgttatttttctgattATGAAACAATGGTCCTCTTACTTTTAGTGTTGTGATTCAAAACATTGAAttgtatgtattttgtatatgacGTTTATTTCTGACACTTCATGAGTAAACATAACTACTGTAGAATATACTACTGAAGCAATGATTAACTAATGCATGGTTATAATGACTTAATAGATTAAAAGAATTACTGATGTTGATATCCCATTTCTCAGTATGAACAAATAATAAAGATActattatttaataaattagTTCCCACTCAATAAATCACTACTGTGTTATTCACAGTTATGCCATATAAAATAATGCAGTTTTGACATCAATAACTAGTGTTACAGTTGTGTTTTATGGTCAGTAATAAACAGCAGTTTGTTGTTTTGGAATACTAATTACACGTAATTGTCTCTGCTCAACTTGTCTACTGATACTGGAAATTCTATGTAattcacatttaaatgcattacTGTAACTACTTGCTTAACATCCTGTCGACACAGCACTGATGTAGTCATTctgcaaacattcattcatttattcatcctcTGATTCATCCTCTTTTTTGCAGGTCACACGGGTTGCTGAGCCTATCCAGGCTGACTTACTGGcaagaggtgggggacactctgagcatgacgccagtgcactacggagccacatgaaagacaaataaccaaacacacacacaccggcaattttggaatgaatgaattcacctaaactgcatgttttttggagctgggaggaagctggagaatcctgagagaacccactcagacacggtgagaacatgcaaactccgcacaggtAGGACTCAAACCAGGAATctcctggctgtgaggcgacagcgctacccactgcaccaccagcATGCTGCCCATTGTGCAGACAAttcttattattttgttgtgtgCAGACCTATTCTGGGTGCCAGTGGTCTCTGCTGTGGAGTTGTAGCTGGTCAGAACCTATCGAGAAAGCTCATTAATTGATCCTGATTTGTTATATATGGTTGATGAGGGCACAGCAGGACTGCTGTTGCCCCTCTGGCTGTATGATACTGATGCAGATGACCTACTGTGAATGGTGAGTTATCACCACCATGGCAACTTACCTTGTGGAGCTCCACCTTCAGCATTGCTCTGGGCTGAACCCCAGTCAAGCTGACCCAGACGTCTTGTGGATACAGTGCTCTCACAAATCATCATGTCTTCATTACGGTGGGTCAGCTTGACATGGAAGTGGTCACCTGTGGTAAACTGCTTCAGACTACTCataaaaaataagtaaaggAAGATGACAACTAATAACAGAACCATCACAAAACATCAACTAAATTCTGTGACAAGtggaaatttatttatttaacgttaattaatttaattagcTCCAATAACATTTTccacaaacagaacaaacctCATGTCCTCAGCGGAGTTCATTTATTTCGATTTCGGCGCAAACCAATTTAGGCCACACCCACTCCAGTGACGTCAGACCACAGCCGGTCAACCGACGTTGGAAGGAGGAAGGGGAGCGCAGAGGTGAGGACTCGCGTGTCGCATGGCTGCACGCCGATGACGTTGATCAGGATGAGGGCACCGCCCCTATTTTTTCATCCCGTGTGACCGCGATGGAAGAGCCGCGTCTCGTCCGCACAATCAGAGAAGAAACGGTCCCGCATCTCAAGGTGTCCGCAGCGTTCGAGGACGTCCGCGTGTTGAACGTACTGGACTGACGTTACTTAGAGGTCATCAACGGCTCCGTCATCACTTTGACCAGCCGTTATGTCGGATTATAACCTGACGTCCCTCGCCCGGGCTCTGTCACAGCCACAGCTAGAGTCCACAGAAGGGACAGCCGATGTTGGTTCTCCACGAAATGTTTCGCTACATCTGTCACGAAGGAGAAAGTTGTCGAGCTGCAACTCCATCGAGTCTGCCGTGGAGCCGCTGGCGTCCCCCGCCACCTCGGAGGCGCGCGTCCTGGTCATCAACACCGGGGGAACCATCGGGATGACGCTCCACGATAACGGTACCGCCGAACCGACCCGGGTGCTATCTGGCTAGCCCAGCAGGTACCATTGGGCTAGCATGTGCGTCATTACGCGCAACGGGGCAATGTGGGCACGCGTAACAGCCCTGCGTGACATGTGCTAACTAGTGCATCCCAAAATAGCACCACAACCAGCtttcagagggttttttttttttcttgcgtGGGGGAGTGATATTCTCCTGTTACAACCCCATTTATATCGATCATCTATAATTTAGTCAGAGGGAATTAATGGACTCCATTGATTTTGTCACGTGTCCAATCAGACGGTGAacgaaccacacacacacctgtgtataattaaatCGGACAGGTTAACgctaacaggtgtgtgtgtgtgtgtgtgtgtgtgtgtgtgtgtgtgtgtgtgtgtgaaggggatCCTCAGAAGTTCTTGAGGGTCTGGTTGTAGATGGATCAACGTCATAGATTCTCTGAATGAATAACTAGATGTTGATGTTCCGTGTTGGGCAACATCTGCAGCAACTAGTGCggcaaaaataaattcaaaggtCATCCCAGCTTCAGGAATAAACTACAACACAACCTTTTTAAGGTTATATCCAGTTTTCTATCTGGTGATCTTTGTTGAATCACTTCATACCTTTTTCTATGAAGACGTCTGCGAGTCATTGAAGTACTTCAGGAATTCAACAGGAATGTAAACTCAGATGTTAGACTTGCTACTTTCAAACATGCAGCGAGACCGGACCCAGATCAGTGAACAATTGTTGCTGTGTGTTTATTTAGCACTATTATCCAACAGTGAATGTCTTTGATGAACAAAATGAGAATAATTCTTAGATCAGGATTATTAATACAACCACAGGTAAATATTGAAGTTCCCTTTTTGGTTAAATCAATATACACTCCAGCAAAGCTGTGACAAAAACCTGTTGTGGGGTTACAAAACCATTTAAGTGTTTTACCATCAACGAAGAAAGTTTTGAAATACTGGAAACTTGTTGTCATTTCCAGCATACCACGAGAAATGACTCATCATACTCTCCAGATGATCCAGGATGACTGCTGCACAATCCCCATTCTTCATTTGCATATtcttaaatcaatgtttttgagtCTAGCATGAAACATAAGAACTTTCTGCTTTTAATATGCCTCACAATCAAATATCAAACACTGTATCGAAGTCAGTCAGAGCAGTTTTGGAATAAAAGAGTTAAGCTCCAGACCTTAAATTGTAATTCAAGGAAGTCCACCATCAATGATTTAAGGCAGTTGTGTTGGGATTCTATTCTATTCGTCAACTAAAGAGTCACCTACCTTTACAATTCAGAGAATGAATGGGTGATCGTCTTTTTTTGAAGAATTACTGTTCAATTTCTTTACCTGGAAAAAAGCATTTCAAAGTTTAGAAGGAGTCCTAGTCACATTTGAGGAGACATTTTTCCAGAAAGTCAGTAAGGCTAttgaataaattttaaaatgctaTTGAATAAGTGTCTGTAAATCTGGTCTGGCCCTGGAGCTGGATCACACTGTTGGGTGAGCTCAGCTGTGTAAattcattacagtattttccgcaccataaggcaTACTGgactataataatataataatttgtttgttttataactttttttcatataaaaggcgcaccggattataaagcgcacacaataaaaaataaatggtggcggagtgcggcatgactggcggccagactgcctgcttgttttcagcgatcatgtttttcaccaatattaatatgaatattaatccacatATCAgacgtactggattataaggcgcactacgggttaggcttttaggtgcgccttatagtgcggaaaatacggtaatctAAATACACAGATCATATTGTCTCACATTTGTcatgccaattttttttttagctaaggTGTCACCTGGTGTTTACAAGTAGCAAATACATGCTAACCTATGTTTGAATATGCCAATTTGCAGT
The Antennarius striatus isolate MH-2024 chromosome 17, ASM4005453v1, whole genome shotgun sequence genome window above contains:
- the arf6b gene encoding ADP-ribosylation factor 6b, encoding MGKMLSKIFGNKEMRILMLGLDAAGKTTILYKLKLGQSVTTIPTVGFNVETVTYKNVKFNVWDVGGQDKIRPLWRHYYTGTQGLIFVVDCADRDRIDEARQELHRIINDREMRDAIILIFANKQDLPDAMKPHEIQEKLGLTRIRDRNWYVQPSCATTGDGLYEGLTWLTSNYKS